Below is a window of Bacteroidota bacterium DNA.
TTAAAACATAATGATTTATTAACTATCGTATTTTTTAATAAATTTTTCTGCAAGTATTACTAATGATTTACTTCCAATAAACAATGGTGTTCTTTGGTGAAGTTCTGTTGGTTGAATATCTAAAATATCAACTCCATGACCATCAGTTGCTTTACCTCCTGCTTGTTCAATAATAAAAGCCATAGGATTATTTTCATACAATAATCTCAATTTTCCTTTGGGGGCTTTTTTCGTATTAGGATAAATAAAAATTCCACCTTTTAAAAGATTTCTATGAAAATCGGCAACTAAAGTTCCAATATATCTTGAAGAAAAATTTCCAATATCTTGCCTTGCATCTGTTTGAAGATAGTTAAGAAATTGTTTAACACCCTCAGAAAAATCAGCATAGTTTCCTTCATTTATAGAGTAAATCTTTCCATTATCAGGAATAGTAATATTTGAATGTGAAAGGCAAAATTCACCAATAGAAGGGTCTAATGTAAATCCGTTTACACCATTTCCTGTTGTGTAAACCATCATTGTTGATGAACCATAAATAATATAACCTGCCGCAACTTGGTTATGACCTTTCTGCAAACAATCCTCTCTTGTTCCTGGTCCGTTTACATCAGAAATTCGTCTATAAATTCCAAAAATAGTACCTATTGATGCATTTACATCAATATTTGAAGAACCGTCAAGTGGATCAAAATTTACAACATATTTTGGTTTTGATGATTCTAAATTATTTATTTGTACAAAATCATCATTTTCTTCTGAGGCAATAGCACAACACTCTAAGCCTCCCTTTAAAGCAGCAATTAGTTGTTTATTTGCATAAATATCTAATTTTTGAACATTTTCACCTTGCACATTTGTTTGATCGGCTGAACCAAGAATATTTAAAAGACCTGCTTTATTTACTTCTCTATGGACTATTTTTGCTGCTGTTCCAATATCACTAAGCAAACTACTAAGATCTCCAGTTGCAAATGGAAAATCTTCCTGTCTTTGATTTATAAATTGATTTAAAGTTTTTACCCCTGTAAACATAATTATTTTATTTATTTTTGTGAGCAAATATTATGATTTTTTATTGG
It encodes the following:
- the fbp gene encoding class 1 fructose-bisphosphatase, with protein sequence MFTGVKTLNQFINQRQEDFPFATGDLSSLLSDIGTAAKIVHREVNKAGLLNILGSADQTNVQGENVQKLDIYANKQLIAALKGGLECCAIASEENDDFVQINNLESSKPKYVVNFDPLDGSSNIDVNASIGTIFGIYRRISDVNGPGTREDCLQKGHNQVAAGYIIYGSSTMMVYTTGNGVNGFTLDPSIGEFCLSHSNITIPDNGKIYSINEGNYADFSEGVKQFLNYLQTDARQDIGNFSSRYIGTLVADFHRNLLKGGIFIYPNTKKAPKGKLRLLYENNPMAFIIEQAGGKATDGHGVDILDIQPTELHQRTPLFIGSKSLVILAEKFIKKYDS